One window of Cohnella hashimotonis genomic DNA carries:
- a CDS encoding gamma carbonic anhydrase, translated as MATVQPFGGKRPEIHESVFLAAGSAVTGDVKIGKDTSIWYNAVIRGDVAPTVIGERTSIQDNSTLHQSPGKPLIIEDEVIVGHNAVLHSCIVRRGAMVGMGAIVLDGAEIGEGAMVGAGALVPPGKKIPPRTLVVGSPAKPMRELNEADETDMRRIVREYVEKGRLYKNQHH; from the coding sequence ATGGCAACGGTTCAACCTTTCGGCGGTAAACGTCCGGAGATTCACGAGTCGGTATTTTTGGCCGCGGGCAGCGCCGTGACAGGGGACGTCAAGATCGGCAAGGACACGAGCATTTGGTACAATGCCGTGATTCGGGGAGACGTCGCGCCTACCGTCATTGGCGAGCGGACGAGCATACAGGATAATTCGACGCTGCATCAAAGTCCGGGCAAGCCGCTGATTATTGAAGACGAAGTCATCGTCGGACACAATGCGGTGCTGCACAGCTGTATCGTCAGGCGCGGCGCGATGGTGGGAATGGGAGCGATCGTGCTCGACGGCGCGGAAATCGGTGAAGGCGCGATGGTCGGCGCAGGCGCGTTGGTGCCTCCGGGCAAGAAGATACCGCCACGCACGCTGGTCGTCGGTTCGCCGGCCAAGCCGATGCGCGAGCTGAACGAGGCGGACGAGACGGATATGCGGCGGATCGTGAGGGAGTACGTGGAGAAAGGGCGTTTGTATAAAAATCAGCATCATTAG
- a CDS encoding spore germination protein, which translates to MEANTLALPVTPDEDCDCPETLRLEPRLYWFKSRFAGCSDVVFYSFALGGGVDGALIYVREMFDYRDVEEHLLKPLMASNGEWEGDIARLFSERRVPMAGCKVLTDPAESVNWIVEGFGVLLLEGNLQMLGLPFSKFEKRAPEEAPNESVIRGPREAFVESLDTNLTLLRRRIRSSHLKTEQLLLGRNTRTSVVIVYLNHVCPPALVQEMKRRISCIDIDGILGSNYIEEAIEDSPSSPFPQLQYTERPDTVSASILEGRIAVIVDNTPIALLAPVNFFMMLQSAEDYYQPFIAASWIRWIRFAFLITSLLLPSFYIAITTFHPEMIPFDLLISVSSSREVVPFPALMEALMMEVAFEALREASVRIPKSIGQAVSIIGALIIGTAAVQAGIVSAAMVIIVSLTGIASFIIPNFDLGLSFRLLRFPMMLLAGALGIFGIACGLIIIYVHMLNLESFGMPYLSPLAPQVTNALKDTFIRAPWWKMRKRPPTADGANRFRQSAGARAWAESKGEGED; encoded by the coding sequence GTGGAAGCAAATACCCTGGCTTTGCCGGTCACTCCGGACGAGGACTGCGATTGCCCGGAGACGCTGCGGCTGGAGCCAAGACTGTATTGGTTCAAATCTCGGTTTGCCGGCTGCTCCGATGTAGTGTTTTATAGCTTTGCCTTAGGCGGCGGCGTTGATGGCGCGCTGATTTACGTGCGCGAGATGTTCGATTATCGCGATGTAGAGGAGCATTTGCTAAAACCGCTGATGGCCTCTAACGGGGAGTGGGAAGGCGATATCGCTCGGTTGTTCTCGGAGCGTCGGGTTCCGATGGCAGGCTGCAAGGTACTAACCGATCCGGCCGAGAGCGTTAATTGGATTGTCGAGGGCTTCGGGGTGCTGCTCCTCGAGGGGAACCTCCAGATGCTGGGGCTTCCGTTTTCAAAGTTCGAGAAAAGAGCGCCGGAGGAAGCGCCGAACGAATCGGTCATACGCGGTCCGCGAGAAGCCTTCGTTGAAAGTCTGGATACGAACCTGACGCTGCTGCGGCGCCGTATTCGCAGCAGTCACCTCAAAACGGAACAGCTCCTGCTCGGACGCAACACGCGGACCTCCGTCGTCATCGTTTATCTGAATCATGTATGCCCGCCTGCTCTAGTGCAAGAAATGAAGAGAAGAATCTCCTGCATCGATATCGACGGCATCCTGGGCTCGAACTATATTGAGGAAGCCATCGAGGACAGTCCGTCTTCACCGTTCCCTCAACTGCAATATACGGAACGCCCCGATACCGTTTCTGCATCCATATTGGAAGGCAGGATAGCCGTGATCGTGGACAATACGCCGATTGCGCTGCTGGCGCCTGTCAACTTTTTTATGATGCTGCAATCCGCCGAGGACTACTACCAGCCTTTTATCGCGGCGTCGTGGATTCGCTGGATTCGTTTCGCTTTTTTGATCACTTCGCTGCTGCTGCCTTCCTTCTATATCGCAATTACGACGTTTCATCCGGAAATGATCCCCTTCGATCTGCTGATCTCGGTCTCCTCCTCGCGGGAGGTTGTTCCCTTCCCGGCGCTGATGGAGGCCTTGATGATGGAGGTGGCGTTCGAGGCGCTGCGCGAGGCGTCGGTCCGCATCCCCAAGTCCATCGGTCAGGCCGTATCCATCATCGGCGCCCTCATTATCGGCACGGCGGCGGTACAGGCAGGGATCGTGTCTGCAGCCATGGTTATTATCGTTTCGCTGACGGGCATTGCGTCGTTTATTATTCCGAATTTTGATCTGGGCCTTTCCTTTCGGCTGCTTCGCTTTCCGATGATGCTGCTCGCAGGCGCATTAGGCATTTTTGGAATCGCATGCGGCCTGATCATTATTTATGTCCATATGCTTAATCTGGAATCGTTCGGCATGCCGTATCTGTCTCCGTTGGCGCCTCAAGTTACGAATGCCCTCAAGGATACGTTCATACGGGCGCCGTGGTGGAAAATGCGAAAAAGACCGCCGACGGCGGACGGCGCAAACCGGTTCAGACAGTCTGCAGGAGCTCGCGCCTGGGCCGAGAGCAAGGGGGAGGGAGAGGATTGA
- a CDS encoding pentapeptide repeat-containing protein: MIYIIKIHTSASDSPIIIDADSLVGVSLDGFDLHRANLRNFEMTKSSLRKASLRNADLAHSLLEKADLSEASLVLCTLDGAILTYANLSNALCYHTSFINSNLSGSILNGAQFNHANFEGASLLGANLKGCSGLDEANLKGALFDNETIWPDGYQPEKHDAVRKNQ; this comes from the coding sequence GTGATTTATATTATTAAAATTCACACCTCTGCAAGCGATTCGCCGATTATTATCGATGCGGATTCGCTTGTTGGGGTATCTCTTGATGGATTTGACTTACATCGAGCGAATCTGAGGAATTTTGAAATGACGAAAAGCAGCTTAAGAAAGGCAAGTTTAAGGAACGCAGACTTAGCTCATTCTCTTTTAGAGAAAGCAGACCTTTCCGAGGCTTCGTTAGTTCTGTGTACATTGGATGGCGCGATCTTAACTTATGCTAACTTATCGAATGCGCTCTGTTACCACACGTCATTTATAAATTCAAATTTAAGTGGCTCAATATTAAATGGTGCTCAATTCAATCACGCGAATTTCGAAGGCGCTTCTTTATTGGGTGCTAATTTAAAAGGCTGCTCTGGGCTAGATGAAGCTAATCTAAAAGGAGCGCTCTTTGACAACGAGACGATATGGCCGGATGGATACCAACCAGAAAAACACGATGCAGTTCGAAAGAACCAGTAA
- a CDS encoding BMP family ABC transporter substrate-binding protein, with the protein MKKILTLIVIVFSVFSVLTACGGKASDNTAAGAATATAGASTSAGAAASSSGSPSETTGGKKLKVAFVYATPIGETGWNYEMDRGRLALEKELGVETMAMDNVAESDAGRVFEDLAQKYDVIFGTTFGYMDAMNAAAEKHPDVKFLHATGYKTLPNLGVYAGREYQSNYLVGMAAGMVSKNGKLGYVGTFPIPEVISAINAFALGAQSVNPNAQVSVVWSNTWFDPTTEKQAADSLLDTGVDVLAAYHDAPTILQASAERGVWGSGKDSDMSKYAPDTYLTNFVWNWTPYFVETVRAIQDGTWQAGAYYGGMKEGVTDIAPLGKNVPQDVKDAVEAKKQEILAGAFDVFAGPIKDQVGTERAAKGKALTDEEILAMNWFVQGIQGKIES; encoded by the coding sequence ATGAAGAAGATCCTGACATTAATCGTAATCGTTTTTTCCGTCTTTTCCGTCCTGACAGCCTGCGGAGGCAAGGCGAGCGACAATACTGCCGCGGGTGCGGCTACAGCGACGGCGGGCGCTTCGACTTCGGCTGGCGCCGCGGCTTCGTCGTCCGGCTCGCCGTCCGAAACGACAGGCGGGAAGAAATTGAAAGTTGCATTCGTCTACGCGACGCCGATCGGGGAGACAGGCTGGAACTACGAGATGGACAGAGGCAGATTGGCGCTGGAAAAAGAACTCGGCGTGGAGACGATGGCGATGGACAACGTCGCGGAGTCCGACGCGGGGCGGGTATTCGAGGATCTGGCGCAGAAGTACGACGTCATCTTCGGTACGACCTTCGGGTATATGGATGCGATGAATGCGGCTGCCGAGAAGCATCCGGACGTCAAGTTCCTGCACGCAACGGGCTACAAGACACTGCCTAACCTTGGCGTATACGCCGGACGCGAATATCAAAGCAACTACCTCGTCGGCATGGCGGCGGGCATGGTGTCCAAGAACGGCAAGCTCGGCTACGTCGGGACGTTCCCGATCCCCGAGGTCATCTCGGCGATCAATGCGTTCGCGCTCGGCGCGCAGAGCGTGAATCCGAACGCTCAAGTGTCCGTCGTGTGGAGCAACACGTGGTTCGATCCGACGACCGAGAAGCAGGCCGCGGACTCGCTGTTGGATACGGGCGTCGACGTTCTGGCAGCTTACCATGACGCGCCGACGATTTTGCAGGCATCCGCGGAGCGCGGCGTATGGGGCAGCGGCAAGGACTCCGACATGAGCAAGTACGCGCCGGACACTTATTTAACCAACTTCGTGTGGAATTGGACGCCGTACTTCGTGGAGACCGTCCGGGCGATCCAGGATGGAACCTGGCAGGCCGGGGCTTATTATGGCGGCATGAAGGAAGGCGTGACCGATATTGCGCCGCTGGGCAAAAACGTGCCGCAGGACGTGAAGGACGCCGTGGAGGCGAAAAAGCAGGAGATACTGGCGGGAGCGTTCGACGTCTTCGCGGGCCCGATCAAGGATCAAGTCGGCACGGAGCGCGCCGCGAAAGGCAAGGCCCTGACCGATGAGGAGATTCTGGCAATGAATTGGTTCGTGCAGGGTATCCAGGGCAAAATCGAAAGCTGA
- a CDS encoding Ger(x)C family spore germination protein, with protein MKILLLLWKMTTLCAVIILLAGCWSATELKNRAFVSVMIVDLINDEVELTLGIPLTNRLIPGQTGGTGGDGSQRPVAYVTRSGGTIEEALQKIQGDIPRKVAFGQTHSIIMGSRFAQKGVGPLLEFVSRNPFLKLNTNLFLVEGSARTKVAETPATFERFFVSVLNGYIRNHQILSTTVKDLMFSKANGGDGLIPILRFEMKEPSLKADTSANVGTAGAAILREGKMVAPTLSPEETSSARAALGQLKQYIYSVQSPTDGKEMGFYTTSLTTKIRPFKTKDGLGITIRSYSNAGVIASDSDIDLSKQENVERLEKEIKKSADSTIASVIARTQGAGADVFNFGRYISVQYPKDWDKLKGEWRAYYKNRLRIRIESVISLKQVGSSTDSFRSGFIDRGQTGGEKNGGNEAWNFNP; from the coding sequence TTGAAGATTCTTCTCCTGCTATGGAAGATGACCACGCTTTGCGCCGTAATCATTTTGCTTGCAGGCTGTTGGTCGGCGACTGAGTTGAAAAATCGCGCGTTTGTGAGCGTCATGATCGTAGATTTAATAAATGACGAGGTTGAGCTTACACTCGGCATACCGCTGACGAATCGTCTTATTCCGGGACAAACGGGGGGGACAGGCGGCGATGGGAGCCAGCGGCCCGTCGCTTATGTCACCCGCAGCGGCGGTACCATCGAGGAGGCGCTGCAAAAAATTCAGGGGGATATTCCCCGCAAAGTCGCTTTCGGTCAAACGCACAGCATTATTATGGGAAGCCGCTTCGCGCAGAAGGGAGTCGGTCCGCTGTTGGAGTTTGTCTCACGCAACCCGTTTTTGAAGCTGAATACGAATTTGTTTTTGGTTGAAGGCTCCGCACGAACGAAAGTCGCCGAGACGCCGGCTACTTTTGAACGATTTTTCGTTTCGGTATTGAACGGTTACATCCGCAACCATCAAATTTTAAGCACGACGGTCAAGGATTTGATGTTCTCCAAGGCGAACGGCGGAGACGGGCTCATCCCCATTTTGAGATTCGAGATGAAGGAGCCCTCCCTCAAAGCGGATACGTCCGCTAATGTAGGCACGGCGGGGGCGGCGATTCTGCGCGAAGGAAAAATGGTGGCCCCGACATTGTCTCCCGAGGAGACTTCCTCGGCGCGCGCGGCCCTGGGGCAGTTGAAGCAGTACATCTACAGCGTGCAGTCGCCTACTGACGGCAAGGAAATGGGGTTTTATACCACTTCGCTGACAACAAAGATCAGGCCGTTCAAAACCAAGGACGGACTGGGCATCACCATTCGCTCGTATTCGAATGCGGGCGTGATCGCTTCGGATTCCGACATCGATCTGAGCAAGCAGGAAAATGTCGAGCGGTTGGAAAAAGAGATCAAAAAATCTGCGGATTCGACGATAGCGTCCGTAATCGCCAGAACCCAAGGGGCCGGAGCGGATGTATTTAACTTCGGACGCTATATCTCCGTACAATACCCGAAGGACTGGGACAAGCTCAAGGGCGAATGGAGAGCGTACTATAAAAATCGTCTGCGCATCCGGATTGAATCTGTCATCTCGCTGAAGCAGGTCGGCTCTTCCACGGATTCCTTCCGCAGCGGATTCATCGACCGCGGACAAACGGGAGGAGAAAAGAACGGAGGGAATGAAGCATGGAACTTCAATCCGTAA
- a CDS encoding polysaccharide lyase family 8 super-sandwich domain-containing protein has translation MMFKKAARRSVILCLAIALASAATSLPNRQMKAHAADAYDDLRAKYVEMLTGGSSYDTSDPDVAARIAEITATASDAQTKMYRTPTRNRLWPDAALGSDSAGITFTYRHVRDMALAYRTEGSSLEGDPALKADILDALDWMNANQFYVGKSKYQNWWHWEIGGPVALNDVVALMYDELSAAQIADNMAAINYMQPSVAMTGANRMWEVQVIALEGMNAKDGAKITAALDGIDALLPYVLKGDGYYADGSFIQHTHFAYTGGYGASLISSLADILYLFAGSSWSYDDPNMGNVYQWIYDSYEPLIYKGNLMDMVRGREISRWRSQDNAASAPIISAIVRLSDIAPAPHGASFKSMVKYWLQEDPENDYLKSVSIDLVLEAKEMLSASAVVSRGELVEYRQFAGMDRALALRPGYGFGISMSSDRIGNYEWSNADNNKGYHTGDGMTYLYTSDLAQFNDNFWPTVNSFRLPGTTVLKDHAQDANTKPPSSWAGGTDMLGLYGTSGMEYVAAKDRGTTTARTLTAKKSWFMFDDEIVALGAGITSADGIATETIVENRKLNAAGNNALTVDGTTQSSSLGWSDTLVDTDYIHLAGNVPGSDVGYYFPGGTTVKALREARTGNWKQLSGAAGWSDTPYTRNYLTLWLDHGISPTNGSYAYVLLPNKTSAQVGSYAASPDIAILENSASAQAVKENGLNITGINFWTDAPKTAGLVTSYAKASVMTRETASELEVSVSDPTQDNAGMLYFEVAKNAKDLISKDGEVTILQYSPTIKFKVNVNKAAGKSFKVKFSLAGTQAPNPAPIPVPAAYEAETLPIQSMTDGVTVYNDNNASGAKKLGLINNAVGDYTEFSLDVPEAGVYGVFARIGKATSNGIYQLSINGVDQGAEWDGYWTTSELYRDLSLGTYSFDHPGSYLFRLTVKGKNPSAAQYRLMLDKFTLT, from the coding sequence ATGATGTTCAAAAAAGCGGCTCGGCGTTCGGTAATCCTTTGTCTGGCGATCGCGCTTGCGAGCGCGGCGACGAGTTTACCGAATCGTCAAATGAAAGCGCATGCAGCGGATGCGTACGACGATCTGCGAGCCAAGTATGTGGAAATGCTGACGGGCGGTTCGTCGTACGACACGTCGGACCCCGATGTGGCGGCGCGCATCGCGGAGATTACGGCTACGGCTTCGGACGCGCAAACGAAAATGTACAGGACACCGACGCGCAATCGCCTCTGGCCGGACGCGGCGCTGGGCAGCGATTCGGCGGGCATTACGTTCACGTACCGCCACGTCCGCGATATGGCGTTGGCGTATCGAACGGAAGGCTCGTCGCTTGAGGGGGATCCCGCTTTGAAGGCCGACATTCTGGACGCGCTGGACTGGATGAACGCCAATCAGTTTTACGTCGGGAAATCGAAGTATCAGAACTGGTGGCATTGGGAAATCGGCGGTCCGGTGGCGCTGAACGACGTGGTCGCGCTGATGTACGACGAGCTGTCGGCCGCGCAAATCGCCGATAATATGGCGGCCATTAACTATATGCAGCCGAGCGTGGCCATGACGGGCGCGAACCGGATGTGGGAGGTTCAAGTCATCGCGCTCGAGGGCATGAACGCCAAGGACGGCGCCAAGATTACGGCGGCCCTCGACGGGATCGACGCCTTGCTGCCTTACGTGCTCAAGGGCGACGGCTATTACGCCGACGGGTCTTTTATCCAGCACACCCATTTTGCATACACCGGCGGCTATGGCGCGAGTCTGATTTCTTCGCTTGCCGACATCCTGTATTTGTTCGCCGGCTCTTCATGGTCCTACGACGATCCGAACATGGGCAACGTCTACCAATGGATCTACGATTCATACGAGCCGCTGATTTACAAAGGCAATCTGATGGACATGGTGCGGGGCAGGGAGATCTCGCGGTGGAGAAGCCAGGATAACGCGGCGAGCGCTCCGATTATCTCCGCGATCGTCCGTCTGTCCGATATTGCGCCGGCTCCGCATGGCGCAAGCTTCAAGAGCATGGTCAAATATTGGCTGCAGGAGGATCCGGAGAATGATTATTTGAAAAGCGTCTCCATCGATCTGGTCCTGGAGGCGAAGGAGATGCTAAGCGCTTCCGCCGTTGTCTCCCGAGGCGAGCTGGTCGAGTATCGGCAGTTCGCGGGCATGGACCGTGCCTTGGCGCTCAGGCCCGGATACGGATTCGGCATCAGTATGTCCTCCGACCGCATCGGCAATTATGAATGGTCGAACGCGGACAACAACAAGGGTTATCATACGGGCGATGGCATGACCTACTTATATACGTCCGATCTTGCGCAATTCAACGACAACTTCTGGCCGACGGTGAACAGCTTCCGGCTGCCGGGCACGACCGTCCTCAAGGATCACGCGCAAGACGCCAATACGAAGCCCCCGAGCAGTTGGGCGGGCGGTACGGATATGCTGGGCCTATACGGGACAAGCGGCATGGAGTACGTCGCCGCCAAGGATCGGGGCACGACGACCGCGCGTACGCTGACGGCTAAAAAATCGTGGTTCATGTTCGACGATGAGATCGTGGCGCTGGGAGCGGGCATTACGAGCGCGGACGGCATCGCGACCGAGACGATCGTCGAAAACCGCAAGCTGAATGCCGCCGGGAACAACGCGCTGACGGTCGACGGGACGACGCAGTCTTCTTCCCTCGGATGGTCGGATACGCTGGTTGACACCGATTATATCCATCTCGCCGGTAATGTTCCGGGCTCGGACGTCGGCTACTACTTCCCTGGCGGAACGACCGTCAAGGCGCTTCGCGAAGCCAGAACGGGCAATTGGAAGCAACTGAGCGGAGCGGCCGGGTGGTCGGATACGCCTTATACGCGCAATTACTTGACGCTGTGGCTGGATCACGGCATCAGCCCGACCAACGGCAGCTACGCGTATGTGCTGCTCCCGAACAAGACGAGCGCGCAGGTCGGCAGCTACGCCGCGTCGCCCGACATTGCGATTCTGGAAAATTCGGCATCCGCGCAGGCCGTCAAGGAAAACGGACTGAACATAACGGGCATTAACTTCTGGACAGACGCGCCCAAGACGGCCGGACTGGTGACCTCGTACGCCAAGGCTTCCGTCATGACCCGGGAGACAGCGAGCGAGCTCGAGGTCTCGGTGTCCGATCCGACGCAGGACAATGCGGGCATGCTGTACTTCGAGGTCGCCAAGAATGCCAAGGATCTGATCTCGAAGGACGGCGAGGTAACGATCCTACAGTACAGCCCGACGATCAAGTTTAAGGTGAACGTGAACAAGGCGGCGGGCAAATCGTTCAAGGTCAAGTTCAGCCTTGCGGGGACGCAGGCTCCGAATCCCGCGCCGATCCCCGTCCCGGCGGCGTACGAGGCCGAGACGCTGCCGATCCAGAGCATGACCGACGGCGTCACGGTTTACAATGACAACAATGCGAGCGGCGCCAAGAAGCTTGGCCTCATCAACAACGCCGTCGGCGACTATACGGAGTTCAGCCTGGACGTGCCGGAGGCGGGCGTATACGGCGTATTCGCGCGGATCGGCAAAGCGACCTCCAACGGCATCTATCAGCTATCCATCAACGGCGTAGATCAAGGCGCGGAATGGGATGGTTATTGGACGACGTCGGAGCTGTACCGCGATCTGTCGCTGGGGACTTACAGCTTCGATCATCCGGGCAGCTACCTGTTCCGATTGACCGTCAAAGGCAAAAATCCCAGCGCCGCGCAGTACCGGCTTATGCTCGACAAATTCACGTTGACGTAA
- a CDS encoding aromatic ring-hydroxylating oxygenase subunit alpha — MSEHDKVLMRQWHPVAYAHEIGEKPVSRVLMGERLVVFRTSSGIHAWKDLCIHRGAALSLGCVKDDTLVCPYHGWRYDGTGGCVLIPQQPPEQAITKQARTIVYECREEKEVVWVRLGSDSQAADLPPFPEWDDPAYKTVFCGPYPLRASAPRVIENFLDVGHLAFLHEGHLGDSAYPEIADYRVEISEAGIRSSEIDIYQPDPDSTGKSGIARYVYEVLGPTAARLSKTDPLTGHVFSILFAVSPIAQTESVVFVALARNYAFELPDAQFADFQTFILQQDQAVLESQRPELLPLDLQAELHLKADRLSIAYRKWLRERGVVWGTA, encoded by the coding sequence ATGTCGGAGCATGACAAGGTGCTGATGCGGCAGTGGCATCCCGTCGCCTACGCGCACGAGATCGGCGAAAAGCCTGTCTCGCGGGTGCTCATGGGGGAGCGGCTCGTCGTATTCCGCACTTCCTCCGGGATACACGCCTGGAAGGATCTGTGCATCCATCGCGGCGCCGCACTCTCGCTCGGGTGCGTGAAGGACGATACGCTCGTCTGTCCGTACCACGGCTGGCGCTACGACGGGACGGGGGGCTGCGTGCTGATTCCGCAGCAGCCGCCGGAGCAAGCGATTACGAAGCAGGCGCGCACGATCGTATACGAATGCAGGGAAGAGAAGGAAGTTGTCTGGGTACGGCTCGGATCCGATTCGCAGGCTGCGGATCTGCCGCCTTTTCCCGAATGGGACGATCCGGCATACAAGACTGTTTTCTGTGGTCCCTATCCGCTTCGAGCCTCGGCGCCTCGCGTCATCGAAAACTTCCTCGACGTGGGCCATCTGGCTTTTCTCCACGAAGGACATCTGGGGGATTCGGCTTATCCCGAGATCGCGGATTACCGCGTCGAAATCTCCGAGGCCGGTATCCGCTCCTCCGAGATCGACATCTATCAGCCGGACCCCGACAGTACCGGCAAGTCGGGCATTGCGCGATACGTCTACGAGGTGCTGGGTCCGACGGCCGCCCGCCTCAGCAAGACGGATCCGCTGACCGGCCATGTCTTTTCCATTCTGTTCGCGGTCAGTCCGATCGCGCAGACGGAATCCGTGGTCTTCGTCGCGCTGGCGCGCAATTATGCTTTCGAGCTGCCGGACGCGCAGTTCGCCGACTTCCAGACTTTCATCCTGCAGCAGGACCAGGCCGTGCTGGAGAGTCAGCGCCCGGAGCTGCTGCCCCTGGACCTGCAAGCGGAGCTGCATCTGAAGGCCGATCGGCTGAGCATCGCCTATCGCAAATGGCTGCGCGAGCGCGGCGTCGTCTGGGGGACGGCTTGA
- a CDS encoding Lrp/AsnC family transcriptional regulator, producing the protein MQIKTLHDRPYVTLDSVDRKIIDLLNDNARMSYTDIGKEVGLTRVAVQLRLQSLVDNGVIERFTLAVNPEPAGFYLTAFFEISVEPRELEKLAGAIMDHPPVTLLYQLSGPSKLHMYGQFIDQVEMEGYLKTKLYVLPGITNVDFQIVIHMYKNRMALRPLGDAVRLYQP; encoded by the coding sequence ATGCAAATAAAAACGCTGCACGATCGTCCTTACGTAACTTTAGATTCCGTCGACCGCAAAATCATCGATCTACTGAACGATAACGCCAGAATGTCCTACACCGACATCGGCAAGGAGGTCGGCTTGACGCGCGTCGCAGTCCAGCTGCGGCTGCAGTCGCTAGTGGATAACGGCGTAATCGAGCGCTTCACGCTTGCGGTCAATCCGGAGCCGGCCGGCTTCTACCTCACCGCGTTTTTCGAGATCAGCGTCGAGCCGAGAGAGCTTGAGAAGCTCGCCGGGGCCATTATGGATCATCCGCCGGTTACGCTTTTGTACCAACTCAGCGGCCCGAGCAAGCTGCATATGTACGGCCAGTTCATCGACCAGGTCGAGATGGAAGGTTATTTGAAGACGAAGCTGTACGTGCTTCCAGGCATTACGAACGTCGACTTTCAGATCGTCATTCACATGTACAAGAACAGAATGGCGCTGAGACCGCTCGGCGATGCGGTCAGGCTGTACCAGCCTTAA
- a CDS encoding GerAB/ArcD/ProY family transporter encodes MELQSVTQSQLFKLFALHLFSTMVAFMLGIMLQSSGYNAPLGVLSGALLGLAFAYFAFKLGLRRPDRFFIEYGQEIVGRWLHYPLLLFIALSNLLIAIINFWELQDVMIQFYLISTPPWAVAALCGLCVAYTVRFGVKSVFRAAEGLFFISLLSFLLIPFMVSENFNWFSVRGIATYFNVREAWPSAYYTSSVFGEMSFALLIFPYLSSPGKTFRSLTVSMSVAAAVVLLHIVPLLLIFGPELSSNVNYPELELLRFMRSGSFLETLDPALIALWLISLFVKLGFIVFVISLILARSFRLKDTKPFVFPITVFIAVCSLVIVKSNVQFRSMMGGGILTVFWLSELIPVVYYVVDTFRRSWSKGEEAASE; translated from the coding sequence ATGGAACTTCAATCCGTAACACAGAGTCAGTTGTTCAAGCTTTTTGCGCTGCATTTGTTCTCTACGATGGTAGCCTTCATGCTGGGGATTATGCTGCAGTCGAGCGGCTATAACGCTCCGCTCGGCGTTTTGTCCGGGGCTCTGCTCGGGCTGGCGTTCGCTTACTTTGCCTTCAAGTTGGGTTTGCGCCGCCCCGACCGCTTTTTTATCGAGTACGGACAAGAGATCGTCGGACGGTGGCTTCACTATCCTTTGCTGCTTTTCATCGCATTGTCCAATCTGTTGATTGCGATTATTAATTTTTGGGAGCTGCAGGACGTGATGATCCAGTTTTATCTGATCAGCACGCCGCCCTGGGCGGTCGCCGCTCTCTGTGGGCTCTGCGTAGCGTATACCGTCCGTTTTGGCGTCAAATCGGTTTTTAGGGCGGCGGAGGGGCTGTTTTTTATCAGCCTGCTTTCGTTTTTGTTGATTCCGTTCATGGTTAGCGAAAATTTTAATTGGTTCTCCGTACGGGGAATCGCAACTTATTTTAACGTGCGGGAGGCGTGGCCGTCCGCTTATTATACGTCTTCCGTCTTCGGAGAGATGTCTTTCGCGCTGCTTATTTTTCCTTACCTGTCTTCGCCGGGCAAGACGTTTCGGTCGCTCACGGTTTCAATGTCGGTTGCCGCGGCCGTCGTGCTGCTTCATATCGTTCCGCTGCTGCTTATATTCGGCCCCGAGCTAAGCTCCAATGTTAATTACCCCGAGTTGGAACTGCTGCGATTTATGCGAAGCGGTTCCTTTCTGGAGACGCTGGACCCTGCGCTGATTGCTTTATGGCTAATCAGCCTTTTCGTTAAGCTCGGATTTATCGTTTTTGTCATTTCTCTCATATTGGCGCGTTCTTTCCGCTTGAAGGATACGAAGCCATTTGTGTTTCCGATCACCGTGTTCATTGCGGTCTGCTCGCTTGTGATCGTCAAGTCCAATGTCCAGTTCAGGAGCATGATGGGCGGCGGCATACTAACCGTGTTTTGGCTCTCCGAGCTGATCCCGGTTGTTTACTACGTCGTCGACACCTTTCGTCGTTCATGGAGCAAGGGGGAGGAGGCGGCGTCCGAGTGA